From Macaca fascicularis isolate 582-1 chromosome 14, T2T-MFA8v1.1, a single genomic window includes:
- the RAB3IL1 gene encoding guanine nucleotide exchange factor for Rab-3A isoform X4: MWSGPPQPDQGLPPPLAAVPVPWKSTDPCQGHRESPGALVETSAGEEAQGQEGPAATQLDVLRLRSSSMEIREKGSEFLKEELHRAQKELKLKDEECERLSKVREQLEQELEELTASLFEEAHKMVREANMKQAASEKQLKEARGKIDMLQAEVTALKTLVITSTPASPNRELHPQLLSPTKAGPRKGHSRHKSTSSALCPAVCPAAGHTLTPDREGKEVDTILFAEFQAWREAPTLDKTCPFLERVHREDVGPCLDFTMQELSTLVRAAVEDNTLTIEPVASQTLPAVKVAEVECSSTNTCALSGLTRTCRHRIRLGDSESHYYISPSSRARITAVCNFFTYIRYIQQGLVRQDEPMFWEIMRLRKEMSLAKLGFFPQEA, from the exons ATGTGGAGCGG CCCACCCCAGCCAGACCAGGGCCTCCCGCCACCCCTTGCAGCTGTCCCGGTCCCCTGGAAGAGCACGGACCCCTGCCAAGGCCACAGGGAGTCCCCAGGAGCCCTGGTGGAGACCTCTGCAGGGGAGGAGGCCCAAGGCCAGGAGGGCCCTGCAGCCACCCAGCTGGACGTGTTGCGCCTGCGCAGCTCTTCCATGGAGATCCGAGAGAAGGGCTCTGAGTTCCTGAAGGAGGAGCTGCACAGAGCGCAGAAG GAGCTGAAGCTAAAGGACGAGGAATGTGAGCGGCTCTCCAAGGTGCGGGAGCAGCTAGAACAGGAGCTGGAGGAGCTGACGGCCAGCCTGTTCGAG GAAGCTCACAAGATGGTTCGAGAAGCCAACATGAAGCAGGCGGCATCAGAAAAGCAGCTGAAGGAGGCTCGGGGCAAG ATCGACATGCTGCAGGCAGAGGTGACAGCCTTGAAGACACTGGTCATCACATCCACACCAGCCTCTCCCAACCGCGAGCTTCACCCCCAGCTGCTGAGCCCCACCAAGGCTGGGCCCCGAAAAGGCCACTCTCGCCACAAGAGCACCAGCAGCGCCCTCTGCCCCGCCGTGTGCCCCGCTGCGGGACACACCCTCACTCCAGACAGAGAGGGCAAGGAG GTGGACACAATCCTGTTTGCAGAGTTCCAGGCCTGGAGGGAAGCCCCCACCCTGGACAAGACCTGCCCCTTCCTGGAAAGGGTGCACCGGGAGGACGTGGGCCCCTGCCTGGACTTCACCATGCAGGAG CTCTCAACGCTGGTACGGGCCGCCGTGGAGGACAACACGCTCACCATTGAGCCGGTGGCTTCGCAGACACTGCCTGCAGTGAAGGTGGCCGAGGTTGAGTGCAGCAGCACCAA CACATGTGCCCTGAGCGGACTGACCCGCACCTGCCGCCACCGAATCCGGCTCGGAGACTCCGAAAGCCACTACTACATCTCGCCATCTTCCCGGGCCAGG ATCACCGCAGTGTGCAACTTCTTCACCTACATCCGCTACATCCAGCAAGGCCTGGTGCGGCAGGACg AGCCCATGTTCTGGGAGATCATGAGGCTGCGGAAGGAGATGTCACTGGCCAAGCTCGGCTTCTTCCCCCAGGAGGCTTAG
- the RAB3IL1 gene encoding guanine nucleotide exchange factor for Rab-3A isoform X6, producing MWSGPPQPDQGLPPPLAAVPVPWKSTDPCQGHRESPGALVETSAGEEAQGQEGPAATQLDVLRLRSSSMEIREKGSEFLKEELHRAQKELKLKDEECERLSKVREQLEQELEELTASLFEEAHKMVREANMKQAASEKQLKEARGKIDMLQAEVTALKTLVITSTPASPNRELHPQLLSPTKAGPRKGHSRHKSTSSALCPAVCPAAGHTLTPDREGKEPGLAPLLSLLLCVVPSKAVHLTYEPAWQLPLGEPPAPASTPSPSFSRQVNDPREGPPTLPPPSLPPSACGLG from the exons ATGTGGAGCGG CCCACCCCAGCCAGACCAGGGCCTCCCGCCACCCCTTGCAGCTGTCCCGGTCCCCTGGAAGAGCACGGACCCCTGCCAAGGCCACAGGGAGTCCCCAGGAGCCCTGGTGGAGACCTCTGCAGGGGAGGAGGCCCAAGGCCAGGAGGGCCCTGCAGCCACCCAGCTGGACGTGTTGCGCCTGCGCAGCTCTTCCATGGAGATCCGAGAGAAGGGCTCTGAGTTCCTGAAGGAGGAGCTGCACAGAGCGCAGAAG GAGCTGAAGCTAAAGGACGAGGAATGTGAGCGGCTCTCCAAGGTGCGGGAGCAGCTAGAACAGGAGCTGGAGGAGCTGACGGCCAGCCTGTTCGAG GAAGCTCACAAGATGGTTCGAGAAGCCAACATGAAGCAGGCGGCATCAGAAAAGCAGCTGAAGGAGGCTCGGGGCAAG ATCGACATGCTGCAGGCAGAGGTGACAGCCTTGAAGACACTGGTCATCACATCCACACCAGCCTCTCCCAACCGCGAGCTTCACCCCCAGCTGCTGAGCCCCACCAAGGCTGGGCCCCGAAAAGGCCACTCTCGCCACAAGAGCACCAGCAGCGCCCTCTGCCCCGCCGTGTGCCCCGCTGCGGGACACACCCTCACTCCAGACAGAGAGGGCAAGGAG CCCGGGCTGGCCCCGCTGCTCTCCCTGCTCCTCTGCGTGGTCCCCAGCAAGGCGGTTCACCTCACCTACGAGCCGGCCTGGCAGCTCCCTCTTGGGGAGCCCCCAGCCCCCGCCtccactccctctccctccttttcccGACAGGTAAATGACCCCAGAGAAGGGCCTCCCACTTTgccccctcccagcctccctccctctgcatGCGGCCTGGGGTAG
- the RAB3IL1 gene encoding guanine nucleotide exchange factor for Rab-3A isoform X3: MWSGPPQPDQGLPPPLAAVPVPWKSTDPCQGHRESPGALVETSAGEEAQGQEGPAATQLDVLRLRSSSMEIREKGSEFLKEELHRAQKELKLKDEECERLSKVREQLEQELEELTASLFEEAHKMVREANMKQAASEKQLKEARGKIDMLQAEVTALKTLVITSTPASPNRELHPQLLSPTKAGPRKGHSRHKSTSSALCPAVCPAAGHTLTPDREGKEVDTILFAEFQAWREAPTLDKTCPFLERVHREDVGPCLDFTMQELSTLVRAAVEDNTLTIEPVASQTLPAVKVAEVECSSTNTCALSGLTRTCRHRIRLGDSESHYYISPSSRARITAVCNFFTYIRYIQQGLVRQDAEPMFWEIMRLRKEMSLAKLGFFPQEA, translated from the exons ATGTGGAGCGG CCCACCCCAGCCAGACCAGGGCCTCCCGCCACCCCTTGCAGCTGTCCCGGTCCCCTGGAAGAGCACGGACCCCTGCCAAGGCCACAGGGAGTCCCCAGGAGCCCTGGTGGAGACCTCTGCAGGGGAGGAGGCCCAAGGCCAGGAGGGCCCTGCAGCCACCCAGCTGGACGTGTTGCGCCTGCGCAGCTCTTCCATGGAGATCCGAGAGAAGGGCTCTGAGTTCCTGAAGGAGGAGCTGCACAGAGCGCAGAAG GAGCTGAAGCTAAAGGACGAGGAATGTGAGCGGCTCTCCAAGGTGCGGGAGCAGCTAGAACAGGAGCTGGAGGAGCTGACGGCCAGCCTGTTCGAG GAAGCTCACAAGATGGTTCGAGAAGCCAACATGAAGCAGGCGGCATCAGAAAAGCAGCTGAAGGAGGCTCGGGGCAAG ATCGACATGCTGCAGGCAGAGGTGACAGCCTTGAAGACACTGGTCATCACATCCACACCAGCCTCTCCCAACCGCGAGCTTCACCCCCAGCTGCTGAGCCCCACCAAGGCTGGGCCCCGAAAAGGCCACTCTCGCCACAAGAGCACCAGCAGCGCCCTCTGCCCCGCCGTGTGCCCCGCTGCGGGACACACCCTCACTCCAGACAGAGAGGGCAAGGAG GTGGACACAATCCTGTTTGCAGAGTTCCAGGCCTGGAGGGAAGCCCCCACCCTGGACAAGACCTGCCCCTTCCTGGAAAGGGTGCACCGGGAGGACGTGGGCCCCTGCCTGGACTTCACCATGCAGGAG CTCTCAACGCTGGTACGGGCCGCCGTGGAGGACAACACGCTCACCATTGAGCCGGTGGCTTCGCAGACACTGCCTGCAGTGAAGGTGGCCGAGGTTGAGTGCAGCAGCACCAA CACATGTGCCCTGAGCGGACTGACCCGCACCTGCCGCCACCGAATCCGGCTCGGAGACTCCGAAAGCCACTACTACATCTCGCCATCTTCCCGGGCCAGG ATCACCGCAGTGTGCAACTTCTTCACCTACATCCGCTACATCCAGCAAGGCCTGGTGCGGCAGGACg CAGAGCCCATGTTCTGGGAGATCATGAGGCTGCGGAAGGAGATGTCACTGGCCAAGCTCGGCTTCTTCCCCCAGGAGGCTTAG